The following proteins come from a genomic window of Candidatus Zixiibacteriota bacterium:
- the rsfS gene encoding ribosome silencing factor — MRKLSPLALARAAGRLALEKKGFDVRILKLKDLSSVCDYFVIASGEADIHVRAIAEEIYDGLADLGQKPTYREGQREGNWVLLDYIDVVVHVFYEPTRRFYALERLWGDAPVEELSDD, encoded by the coding sequence TTGAGAAAACTTTCCCCGCTTGCTCTCGCCCGTGCGGCCGGTCGGCTCGCTCTCGAAAAAAAAGGTTTCGATGTCAGAATACTCAAGCTCAAGGACTTGTCATCCGTCTGTGACTACTTTGTTATCGCTTCGGGCGAGGCCGATATCCATGTACGGGCGATCGCGGAAGAGATTTACGACGGCCTGGCTGACCTGGGCCAAAAGCCAACTTACCGCGAGGGTCAGCGCGAGGGCAATTGGGTATTGCTTGACTATATCGATGTAGTTGTGCATGTTTTCTATGAACCAACCCGGCGCTTCTATGCTCTGGAGAGACTGTGGGGCGATGCCCCGGTCGAAGAACTCTCGGACGACTGA
- the rho gene encoding transcription termination factor Rho produces MELAELKKKTIAELLAAAEALDIPGVSGLRKSELIYKIMEAQSTGSEGMIFAEGVLETMEEGYGFLRSPDYCYLPGPDDIYVSPSQIKRFDLRTGDTISGQVRPPKDNERYFALLKIEAVNYDDPDVAKHKTLFDNLTPLYPDKAFKLEVGQQEVTTRIIDLMCPIGRGQRALITSPPKAGKTIILQKIAQAITANHTEVKLIVLLIDERPEEVTDMRRSVKGEVISSTFDEPAERHVQVAKMVLEKAKRLVEHKQHVVILLDSITRLARAHNAVVPHSGKILSGGVDSNALHMPKRFFGAARNIEEGGSLTIIGTALIETGSRMDEVIFEEFKGTGNMEMVLDRRLAERRIYPAMDINRSETRKENLLLEEDVLSKLYILRRFLAEMNPIESMEFLLGRIQKTESNRKFLASMKD; encoded by the coding sequence ATGGAACTGGCCGAGCTGAAGAAGAAGACGATCGCCGAGCTTCTCGCGGCGGCCGAGGCGCTGGATATCCCCGGGGTGTCCGGCTTGCGCAAGTCCGAGCTGATCTACAAGATCATGGAGGCTCAGTCCACCGGCAGCGAGGGCATGATTTTCGCCGAGGGTGTTCTGGAGACCATGGAGGAGGGGTACGGTTTCCTCCGCTCGCCGGACTACTGCTACCTGCCCGGCCCGGATGATATCTACGTGTCACCGTCGCAGATCAAGCGCTTCGACCTCCGCACCGGCGATACCATCTCCGGCCAGGTGCGTCCGCCCAAGGATAACGAGCGGTATTTCGCGCTGCTCAAGATCGAGGCGGTCAACTACGACGATCCGGATGTTGCCAAGCACAAGACGCTGTTCGATAACCTGACCCCGCTCTATCCGGACAAGGCGTTCAAGCTCGAGGTGGGCCAGCAGGAAGTCACCACTCGCATCATCGATCTTATGTGCCCGATCGGCCGGGGCCAGCGTGCGCTGATTACGTCGCCGCCTAAAGCCGGCAAGACGATCATCCTGCAGAAGATCGCGCAGGCGATCACTGCCAATCATACCGAAGTCAAGTTGATCGTGCTTCTTATCGACGAGCGCCCCGAAGAGGTCACCGACATGCGCCGCTCGGTCAAGGGCGAGGTGATATCCTCTACTTTCGACGAACCCGCCGAGCGCCACGTGCAGGTTGCCAAGATGGTTTTGGAGAAAGCCAAGCGCCTGGTCGAGCACAAGCAGCACGTGGTTATCCTGCTCGATTCCATTACCCGCCTGGCCCGCGCCCATAACGCGGTGGTGCCGCACTCAGGCAAGATTCTTTCCGGCGGTGTCGATTCCAACGCCCTGCACATGCCGAAACGGTTTTTTGGCGCGGCGCGCAATATCGAAGAAGGCGGCTCGCTCACGATTATCGGCACGGCGCTGATCGAGACCGGCTCGCGCATGGACGAGGTCATTTTCGAGGAGTTCAAGGGCACCGGCAACATGGAGATGGTGCTGGACCGTCGCCTGGCGGAACGGCGCATTTACCCGGCGATGGACATCAACCGGTCCGAGACTCGCAAGGAGAATCTGCTGCTGGAAGAGGATGTGCTGTCCAAGCTGTATATCCTGCGGCGGTTCCTGGCGGAGATGAATCCGATCGAGTCGATGGAGTTCCTCCTGGGCCGCATCCAAAAAACCGAGAGCAACCGCAAATTCCTGGCCTCGATGAAGGATTAG
- a CDS encoding VOC family protein, with amino-acid sequence MIKGVHTMFFTSQPEELRAFIRDKLRFSYTDVGDGWLTFNLPEADMGCHPDDPANGQPSGQPYISFYCDDINATVAELKSRGVQFVDDIEDHGYGFVTHLMMPGDIKVELYQPKYTKKR; translated from the coding sequence ATGATCAAAGGCGTACATACGATGTTCTTTACGTCGCAGCCGGAGGAGCTGCGGGCGTTCATTCGTGACAAACTCCGGTTCTCTTACACCGATGTCGGCGACGGCTGGCTGACATTCAACTTGCCCGAGGCCGACATGGGTTGCCACCCGGACGACCCGGCCAACGGGCAGCCGTCGGGACAACCGTATATCTCGTTCTACTGTGACGACATCAACGCAACAGTTGCGGAGCTGAAATCTCGCGGCGTGCAGTTCGTGGACGACATTGAAGATCACGGTTACGGTTTCGTCACCCACCTCATGATGCCCGGCGACATCAAAGTGGAGCTATACCAACCGAAGTACACGAAGAAGCGGTAG
- a CDS encoding ATP-binding cassette domain-containing protein encodes MGTIIMKEPVVELTNIHQRVERGGFLFRGLNLKLESGCSAVIAGASGSGKTTLVEMMLGLRTPEQGQVLMFGQSLFPLRRRIVRQVRRQIGGVGGPFGLVPTLTVAENITLPLVLNGEHKRAQQERLFRMLSEFSLLKLAAKYPRHLTRVETMLVQFARAAIADQPLILVDEPSAGLDSTSYQRVIESLVKVALSGSSMLILASQPPPGEIPHSRTYFLRNGVLE; translated from the coding sequence ATGGGTACAATTATCATGAAAGAGCCGGTCGTTGAGCTTACAAATATCCACCAGCGCGTTGAACGCGGCGGCTTTCTCTTTCGCGGCTTGAATCTCAAGCTCGAATCCGGCTGCTCCGCGGTGATCGCCGGCGCGTCGGGCTCCGGTAAAACCACACTGGTCGAGATGATGCTCGGCCTTCGCACACCGGAGCAGGGGCAGGTGCTCATGTTCGGCCAGTCACTGTTTCCGCTGCGACGCCGGATTGTCCGCCAGGTCCGCCGACAGATCGGCGGGGTGGGCGGGCCGTTCGGCCTTGTGCCGACATTGACGGTAGCGGAGAATATCACCCTGCCGCTGGTTCTCAACGGCGAGCACAAGCGCGCCCAGCAGGAGCGGCTGTTTCGTATGCTCTCCGAGTTCTCCCTGCTGAAACTGGCCGCCAAGTACCCGCGGCATTTGACACGCGTGGAGACCATGCTGGTCCAGTTCGCCCGCGCCGCGATTGCCGATCAGCCGCTCATACTGGTCGATGAACCGTCGGCCGGTCTCGATTCGACCAGTTACCAGCGGGTGATCGAATCGCTCGTGAAAGTGGCGCTGTCGGGCAGCTCGATGCTCATACTCGCGTCGCAGCCCCCGCCGGGAGAGATTCCACACAGCCGGACTTACTTTCTTCGCAACGGGGTCCTGGAATGA
- a CDS encoding permease-like cell division protein FtsX has protein sequence MSRAAHTAMRVGRNLRHNAGTAAASLLSLTLLFLLFDFFWIAAGTADRFYRDLLSELRVEVFVDEAVSDSTLTGIADWVMQIDGVINCELISRDLARQRLADMVGTDLLVGYEQTNPLPRSYMLTVQDDFRNGAAMAKLEQGLRTIAGLSEIHYSREWLDKAERAKEVIFQIGLVLGVLIFAGALVSSANNIRLMTRAQAVGFRQMLLLGAGRVFLSLPFLIESFLISGVAALLGWALIFYGRTRIGLAQIDIVFPSTNEIALFCAGAALLGAVSGLLGLRKMLRD, from the coding sequence ATGAGCCGGGCGGCGCACACGGCCATGCGCGTGGGCCGCAACCTGCGTCACAATGCCGGGACTGCGGCGGCCTCGCTGTTATCACTTACCCTGCTGTTTCTTCTTTTTGATTTCTTCTGGATCGCCGCCGGAACTGCCGATCGCTTCTATCGTGATCTTCTCTCCGAACTTCGCGTGGAGGTGTTCGTTGACGAGGCGGTGTCGGATTCGACCCTTACCGGCATAGCCGATTGGGTGATGCAGATCGACGGTGTAATCAATTGCGAACTCATCTCCCGCGACCTGGCCCGGCAGCGCCTGGCCGACATGGTGGGCACCGATCTTCTCGTGGGATACGAACAAACCAACCCGCTGCCGCGCTCGTATATGTTGACCGTACAGGATGATTTCCGCAACGGCGCCGCCATGGCGAAGTTGGAACAAGGTTTGAGAACGATTGCCGGGCTGAGCGAAATACACTACAGCCGCGAATGGCTGGACAAGGCCGAGCGGGCCAAGGAGGTCATATTCCAAATCGGCCTGGTGCTCGGAGTGCTGATATTCGCAGGAGCGCTTGTCAGCTCGGCCAACAACATTCGTCTGATGACCCGTGCCCAGGCGGTCGGGTTCCGCCAGATGCTGCTCTTGGGAGCCGGGCGCGTCTTTCTTTCTCTGCCATTTCTGATTGAAAGCTTCCTGATAAGTGGTGTCGCCGCGCTCCTGGGCTGGGCGCTGATCTTTTATGGCCGCACGCGGATCGGTCTGGCCCAAATCGATATCGTCTTTCCGTCGACAAATGAGATAGCATTGTTCTGTGCAGGCGCGGCTCTGCTTGGCGCTGTAAGCGGGCTGCTCGGACTGCGCAAGATGCTGAGAGATTAG